ACTAATACTATACTCTTCTTCTGTGTGCGTTTTGCTTTTAAACGGCTCCTCCAACGAGCCTCCGCTGGCTCATTACTTAACGGCACACACGCGTAACTTTTCCCCTTTTCTTCCCCTTATTTTCTcggttcatttttatttggcgTGCGGGGCCCCTGGACCCCCATTCAACCGGAGCTAACCCGACCGATAGGTCGCTAATATATCGGGGAGGCAACTGTGACAAATTCCTTTTGTCTCCGCTTTGCTGGTACTTTATTACCCAGACGAGCAGCATGGCCTGGAGATAACGATTCATCACGCACAGCCGGCAACCATAGACAACGCCTTTGGGCAAAGTCAGTGAGGGGCTTTCatattgagagagagagagagggaggggggggggtgcgttaGAGCAAGATAGGAGGGAGGGACGGTGCCTTAATTGGCAATGGGTTTTTATTGCATTAGTAAAATTGCTCATTACAATCCTGCACAGCATCATGTTTGCATTTAAAAGCTATAGGCAGCCCTCCTATTGGCCTATTTTATAACTAGTTTTATAGTGGCAGCCCATAATAAGTCAGggatctttatttaaaaaataataattctaatTCCCTCATGTTTCACTGCTATAGCTTATTAGATAAAATTTTAATGACCCGTGTGGGAGAAGTGCTGCAGCAGATAGAGAGATGTCTAAGAATAGAGCAAAAGCAGCCTCGACGCGCATCTGGAAAAGCAGGGAACGCGTTTATACATCCAGAAAccgtcttctcctcctcaaaGCACCGGCGGCGGGTGGGTTGCTGTACATAAATCACATCTTTTCCCAATattgtgtgtggggtttttttttatccgtTTCCGGTGGGACAGTGAAGAAATACGCGAAGCAAAAGGTGAAAAATAGGAATGTTTTTGCGCCATAGCCTCAATAAAACCACCGGTTTTTTGTTTTACCCAGGCTCATGCCCAGATGTGGAAACACTAGCATGTAAACAGATGATATAATGAGAAATCTCAGCGTTAAAGGTGACACATCAGTCTGACGAGTCCCAAACTGCACATTAGAAACCAGATAACCTTTTAAAATCGGTTTAATTTCCATATGCTTCGTTTTAAACGGCTGCGCATGGGAGCTAATCAGACTGAACGGCCTAAATCGTTTGAGAAGAATGAAACAGGACACTTGCTGCCGTTCTGTGTGAGCGAGCTGTGATGTCAGGTTCAATGAAGACGGCTGCGATGTGGCTGCTGATGATGAGAGGCTGTACAGTCGTCTTCAACATGTTGGCGCCAGAGGAGCACAACATGTTTCCATGAGTTTTATTATCACCCACTGGGCGTCTCGTTGGTCAACAAACcagcagaattaaaaaaaaataaaaaaatctacatcTAAATCTAATCTAAATCTAATTTCTACCAGCAGCtgatgatgtactgtattttccaaAAGGCGCACCTTAAAcgacctattttaaaacttctcATGCATAAGGCGCATtgatatataaggcgcacttgtcaagttttaaagaaaattaaagacttttatgTGGGCcttagtgtggaaaatactgtaatcagattagattagattagatgatCAGATTTGGATGCGCACTTTACGTTCACTCTGATGTGTGCACAGGTAAAGTTTGGGAACCCCCGTGTTTGCGCGCCTGCATCACCAAATTGCTCCAAAGTTGACACGCAGACGCGCCgtcgtcgtcccccccccccgtgctgCTGACGTCACCACCAGCCTTTCCGGCCCTTCTATCATCCTGGCGTTGCATAAACGTCCAATTACCCCGTCAGTAAGCCGATCTGAGGCGCGGCGCGTCCTCTCGTCCCTATTCATTTGATTGTAACGCACAAACATCAACAGGCCTAATAGCAGCCGCGCTCCGCCGTCGCTCGTCCTCCGCGCCATTATTGATATGGCCTCGAATTCACACAATTGATTTTTATGCTTCCCTCTAGCCACCTTGTGCGGTGGAGAGATATCTTTATTCGCACGGAAAGTGAAATAAGTGCGTAATAAAACGGTGATATATTAAATCCGTTTCTCCCCGTGTCGCGGTTTTATTAtgagacatttttcattttcattgaatTGAGATTCGGGCGATCCGTGACGTCACCGCGGGGCGGAGGAGGGTGAATAATTTGTGCAAATCagctctctatctatctatctatctatctatctatctatctatctatctatctatctatctatctatctgtagaTTTATGGCTACAGTGCTGCAGGTAATTGCGCCATAAATCTGCGCGCGTATTTGTTCCTCTTTGGAGGACACGCTGAGCTGATGGAACAtgccttttaaaaaatatgggTCAATGCTCGGTCTCCGGTCTGATCCGCATCTTGGCATCACCTAGATTCGCTCATTAAACCGATGAGTTTCCCCTAAAGTGTACCGGGGGGCTTCAGAGGTCCCCTGGCTCGGGATAAGGGTCCAATATGCGCTCGGTTTAATTGCGCAGACGGTGAGCGCGCAGAAAAAGACACCCATGTTTCAGCGCTATAGCGCCAAAACAGAACCTCAGGTGGGCACTCAGATTCCAAAGAAATCCTATTCATGGAGAATtttccagggggggggggggctgttggaGGCCGTGCGCAATTGAATCGCTTTGGGATTAGATGGGAATGTTTTTAGTAAAATATTCAATTTATAATGAGCAGAAATGTGGAAATGAAACCAGAATGACTCAGAAGGTTTAATAAAAGACACTAAAATCAAAAGAGTGAATGATCTGACGTGAAGAGACTCATTTTTCCTCCTCTGGCCTTCAATGACCCAACccggatgaatggatggagttaTTAGCTGTAATATTCCTAACATGTTGAGGCGCCTGGAAACACACTCGGTTCGAGTCAATAAAAGGCACAAAAACTCCGTGTTGATTCAAGAAAAGctgtggaaaataaaagaaagctgCGGCTTCTTTAAGACGTGAGAGCAAAACAACTGCCCTACCGCacggaggggggggtggggggtggggaggacgcaaaggggagggaggaaaaaaaagagagagagagaaagagggaggttCGGCTGGATGACCGAATGGCAGCTTTTACGCAGAGGCTCGTCTCACCTGCTGAAACGCGCCTCGCCGTTCAGCGCACCAGAGACGTCTTCCGCTCCCCCCTCCGGTTCCCACCCGCGCCGGAGAGGTCAGAGCCTCGTTCCCGCCTCGGCGCGGTGCTTTTGCTCTTTTATTTTGACGCGAGGAGCCCGGGTACCCTCTGCCATGCCCCCTGCGTGTGGATCGTCTCCTCCGGAGTAGGCGAACAAAAGCGCATCGAGCGAACTGTctccccccctccaaaaaaccCCCAAGGATTTCTGTCAGTAAGTTGTCCGGATAACCATTttggcaattttttttcctgcgtgtgcgtgtgtgtgtgtgtgtgtgtgtgtgtgtgtgtgtgtgtgtgtgtgtgtgtgtgtgtgtgtgtgtgtgattggggGGGAGAGAGCACGCGGTTTAAAGATGGATACGCTCTTCCTCAGCCCGATGGATTGGCACTTCATTTAGGGGGAAAACCCCGACGCGACTCCTGGAACAAGAATAATGGCAAGAATTTGGATCGCGCTCGACTCTCTGCTGGTTCCGTGGGAGTAGAACGGGCTGATGCTTGACAATAAACACAccgcaacacacacagacacacacacacacacacaaacacttcattTGCCCCAAGCGTAAATTGCtacatgacaaacacacacaccgacgCTGAGAGAACCCACCGATAAAACTCACACCACCGACACCGACATGGAGCACACGGGCATTGAGGAGGTGAACCCGACgcaccagcagcagcatgagCCCATCAGCTTCGGGATCGATCAGATCCTCAACAGCTCGGATCAATCCAGCGGCTGCATGCTCCCCAACCGGACCGGCGACCCGGATTACGCGCTGGCCCCCAACGTCTACAGCAACGGCTACAACAGCGTCTACAACCCGGCCTGCTCCATGGCGGCCGGCCTGGCCGGCTCCTACAACGTCAACATGAACATGAACGTCAGCATGAACATGAACGTTAACGTCAACTCGGGCGGTGCCGGCGGGGTGATCCGGGTGCCGGCGCACAGACCCATGCCGCCCCCGCCCGCCTCAGCCGCCGCCGCGGCGCCCCATCCGCCCTCCTCCACCCACCCGCCCAGCATCGGACCCGGGATCCCCTCGGTGCCCGGGATGGGGATGGGCAACGCGGCCAACTTCACCTTCCCGTGGATGGAGAGCAGCAGGAGGTTCGCCAAGGACAGAttaacaggtaaaaaaaaaagagttcaggTGTTCAAACCTGCGTGACCCccccacaggtgtgtgtgggttgttgtgcattttctgacatttcagGGCGCAGTGCGTGTGGCTGGTTTCACATGTTGGGGTGCGTAATTTATCGCCAAGACGCGCAACACGCAGTCCGCTTTATTATGACGGAGGGACGGTCTGATGGATCCGAGACGGACCGACGCGCTCCGGttacaccggggggggggggggggggggacgggaaACGACGTTCAGCGTCTCTCCACGAGGAGGAACGAccaatttatttgatttattttttagtttcgTCTtggaaacaactgaaaacaggAAGATGAGTCATAATAAAACATGACAGGTTGGATAATAACAGGTCccattattattaacatttatgttattatcattattattattaatattattattattatgttattattattatagtattattattattattattatagcagCCGTTGGCCAGTACAGTATTTGTAATATCAGAAGTACACATTCCCAATTTTGCCACTAGGAGTAGCCaatgcagcattttttaaaattcgaATTTAGAGAAAGATAAAAACACGAATCCTCTATTGATCCGCAGAATTCCcattaaagtgaatttaattaAGTGGATGCTTGGAATCCAGATTGAAgcgtttgattgtttttatatAAAGTCAGATGTTATTCAAAACTGTGTTTTTTAATATGATGATTTGTAGGGAAAGtgaaattaataatcaataatttataGCTGTATCTCTTCAGGCCTTTAACCCCAGTTCAATGACGTAAGTCAATAATGAAGTCAGAATAGTTTATGtggtcatttatttttaatttaatgaactgaaaactatcttttttttccaaggcACAAAActctaaacaaaataaaatacaagtataACAATATTTATTATCAATATTCAGAAATGCAGTTAAGTTAACTTTGTTTTCGGTTTTTATTCAGGTAATTTTGTTTTAGTTCGATTTTAATTTGCTGTTTTATGTTCACATCCATCCAATTTCCTAAAATTAAAGTAACcccatttcaaaaataaatttattatcaTGATTTTATAGCATCTTTCTGGGGCAGCACGCATCGATCACCTCCAGCATTGGATCAGTGTTGCGTTCAAAGACAGGCGGTAAAatagattaaataaattaagatgTAATTCTAGAAAAAGAATATTCCCATTCCACCTGACGGATTAGTTTATGTCTCTCCATCACTGTCCGTTCATTTCATTCCCTTCATAATTTACCTTTTGGAATGGGACGCTTCCTGCTTTCCTCTGATGACCTCATCGTTATGAAAATGAATATGAAGAACATCATAGATTTGCGCGCCCCCCCTGCATTAAATATTCAGTATTCCGTTCTTTCCAGCGGATGAATTATTAAATACAGGGGGACGATATGTCAACTGCGCAAGGATACAGTGTAAATAGGCTTATCAATTCTGCTCATAGTCACTGAGGGCCCCTCGTTTAATTTCTCTCAGCTTTCTGTCGCTGTAATTATTTCGCAGCCTATATCTTTCCACGGTATTGatcaggcagacacacacacacacacacacacacacacacacacacacacacacacacacacacacacacacacacacacacacacacacacacacacacacacacttctccattTCCTATCAAAGGCCGTAAAGCGTCTCTCCTGGTGGGCTGAGTTCCATTTCAAATGTTTCCCCTCAAACGTCTCCGGTTCTCCCGCTGGAAACGGGCTGGACGGGGGTCGGCTGCCCCGGCTATGGAAGCCGGGAGGGAAACCGTAGCTGTTAAATTGCGCGTTTGGGTTGTGGCGTTTTTCATCCTGGCATTAAATTCATGTTGTAAATCAGGGGGGGGTTTATCAGACTAACGGAGGATAAAGCTGGGGGGCTTCTGAGGGAGCAGGAAATCAAATAGGCCTCAGagttgttgtggtttttttggttgtttttttaaattgtaatattAGTGGGTTTATTTTCTACAGCATGGACAGAAGGACATATAAGAAAATCcggattcattttattttaattttattttactctatttaatattatttaattaaatttatttttttaaaatatatattatgtgTCCTATAGCAGTGGTGAGGCGTAGAATTCTGCTTTAAAACGTGGCTTGATTTAATGAGtggatgaattatttttttatttaacccatttggaatttaaaaaaaaaattggatgacaaaaagaaaaaaaacccagaaaattataaaataatttacgAATAGAAATTCGTAACCTATCTTTCAAGATAAGATATAGAATATATGAATATAGAACAATAAGAATATATGTTtctatgtatatttatttatatttatatatttgttcaCAATGTTTTACAAAGTAGAATACGTAAAAAGGTCataagaaaatataataaataatgaaaataagtaataatatatgataataataatgatgataatgataataataatgataataataatagtaatagtaataataataataataataatgataataataataataataataataataataataataataataatgataataatgatgataataataataataataataatgatagtaacTGGTGTTGTAGAAACATTCTATTCCGAGTCGCTCCCGTTCTTCTGGTTCTGCCCTGATTCTCAGTGTGACAGAAGACCCTCCGTTTTGTCCCGGATACTGTAATAAATAGCAATATATGTTCATGTTATATTTCAATATCCCCTTTAGAATCCTTCACGGATGTATTTATTAGATTGCTGCAAAGGTAATATCCGCAGTGGGGAAGGGAGGCGCTGTCACCTGGAAGTGTTATTAAGTATAGATGGTTTTATTATGGGGAACATATTCTCCATGGTGGCATTTTATTCTTTGATATGCTTATGTTAAATTGTATTACCCGAGCAGCAGATTTAGTATTCCTACACATTTCTTTTCCGTCTGCAGAAGGGAAAGAAAACGACACAAGCCTGctgtttcttatttattttattttctctgtttttaaatcatgtcaTTTGAAACCTATCTTtaagtttaaaatattttctcccCCTTTCAGTTTTGTGAAATTGTCTCATAATTTATCTCATTTTgagaataattaaaattttagaGCGCGTATGTGAAACATGTAAAGGTTAACGACGCATCTTTACGTTTCCCTCCCCATGcagtcagtgtctttatttaAGAGAATTATagagaataaaaatagaatttcTCCAATAATAATCTGATGATTACATGAATGCTATTTTACAGCTCCTGACATTGACCTCAgaattgaattgaaaaaaacaaacaaaaaaaacaagaatgacCTTTTAGAATCatattcttttaaaaacataaaccaGTCACATGGGTTATTTTCATCCAAGTCATTTTATTAGGACCTCTGCAGCAGAGCAGGAAGTCTTTTAATATGATGTCGGTTTAAAATTCATCGCATTCTGGGCTCACATATTAAAGCTTTTCTCGCTCGCAGTCTCGTTAATATTAGCAGCGCATCAACCTGCAGGCATATCCGATTCCTGAGCGTCACCATCCGCAGCATCGCCAGCTCGTATTTATCAGCATTTTGCCCACTGCAGGGCAAAGCTTCTCTCTGAGGCTGGCAGGTCCAGAGGCTCCTGCTTTTTCACTTGGGTTCCCTCTGAACGCGCTCCAGTGCGCCTGGTCCATTAGCGCGCCCGCAGATGGCCTGAAATAGCCATCTAATGCGGTATTATTTAGCCAGACCCGCCGCTGGGAGCAACAAACAGGCCTGCACGCTCTCTGAATATGATCTGCACGGTTACATATAGTTTGGAGCAACGACACacatccataaaaataaaaaaaaataaaaaaaaatagaggaacaGTTTGGTTAAATGTGGGGCTGTTTGTGTTCCAAGCATCAAAATTAAACACCAGAACCAGACTGGGAATTATgtaggatttttaaaaaaaagaatgattatCTCAATAATGTCACAATAAAATCACTATTAAGGGCCATAGAGGCGCTGCAGCCCATCCCCCTCCTTTTAGTACCTTAAATATCAGAAACATCAAGGGAAATTTGTCACCATAAACTTATGATTAAATACCATAGATGCCCGTCCAGGTCCCAAAAGGAATTTTAGAGGGATAGAATTACCATTTATACTACTGTTGAGCATCAGTGGAACACATCATGTAAAACCCCGGTCTTAATATTGCAGGAATATTACAtttggaggaagaaaaaaaaaaaaaaaagacggacGCTATAAATTCAGCTCCAAACGCCATTAAAACAGGAGAATTCTACATTTGCGCTGTTAATTTGCAGTCAGGTGGTGTTTAACTCTCTGTGACCCGCCGTATTTCACAGATCATTTACTTGTTTGCCGTTCCGTGTTCAGCACCACCGGGAGAAGTCGTCGGCAGCTCCCTTTGGAAAATGACTGCTTGTGCGCGTAATAGCATCATGTTCCATTTTCCATCCAAATTGTCACATCGTCTGCGTTTGGCAAATGAATTTTCAGGTCgctcctgtctcctcctccagggACACCTATGCAGATGTGTTCATATTCATTTTGGCTTCTGGTGACAAAATAAATGCGAATAAACAACCTGTAAGACAgcatgtttgggggggggggtggaggagggaggaacgGCGCAAAGACGCACGGAGGTGCAGGAGACGGTTCCTGTTGTTgatttttccacaaaaaaaaaaaaaaaaaaaatgagctgGAGGCCTCatgcatgggggggtgggggccaAAAACGATCTGGTTTCATTTATCGATCTTCTGTTTACCCACGGCTGACAAAATAGACAGGATTCATAGATATTTTATGATGCAGAAGATGCGTTGATATTAATACCCAGAAATGTGAGAGTGAGCCGTCAGAcatgagggtggggggtggggtgggggggcagaaagaTGGAGGGTCAGGGTGCAAAGAGGACACAGCTGATAAGAAATATCTGAATTATTGGTGATCAGTTCTGCAAAAAATATCCCCAATCTGTGTTTATTATGATGAAGTGTGTTATAATCAGGGGAGGTGGAATTCTTTTGGTACGGAAGCTTCTTTGAGCCAAAAGTGAATGTTTGTGGAAGTTGAAACTGAACGCctgactctgattggctgatctcCTCTAAACGCCATTGATCTAATTCTTTAGCAATAAATGCTAACAGAAGCTAACAGCTAAACCACGTTAAAGCGGACGCCGCTCCATCATTCAGGCTAACCCCTCATGTGATTagctttaacccccccccccatcccctcccctcCGCGCCGGCGCCATGTGCTCCAGATGTGGGCCTTCACTGTGTCTCCCCTTTCCTTTAGGGGAGCAGGCAGACGAGAGCCGAGTCGGCGAGGTGACAGGGGGGCCGGGGCCCGCCGGGTCCCTCTGTCCGCTCCCAAAGGGGGACATCAGCAGGGTCCCCGTCTGGAGCACTGTGGAGACATTAGCCAAATGCTATTACCCAGAACTCGCTCACCTGCGAGACGGCAATGGCCTTCTAGCAGAATACCCTTTCCCAAAGGGGGCTTGCCCAGGTGAGTCAtcctccccccgcccccacctcacctcctccacctcacctgTGTGACTTTAATGTGAATCCATCTCATGTGGGACTTGAACagtcaatcatcaatcaatcatcaatcaatttGATGTCCAAACGCACCCCCAAATTAGCTCATTGCTAATGCTAACTCATTGGCGTaaaatctgtttctgttttgttttccttccccCTTTTCCAGCCGCCCTCTCGCCCTTTTCTGTGACCCGACGCATCGGCCACCCCTACCAGAACCGGACGCCCCCCAAGAGGAAAAAGCCCCGCACTTCCTTCAGCCGGGTGCAGATCTGCGAGCTGGAGAAACGCTTCCATCGGCAGAAGTACCTGGCGTCGGCGGAGCGCGCCACCCTGGCCAAGGCCCTGAAGATGACGGACGCGCAAGTCAAGACCTGGTTCCAGAACAGACGAACAAAATGGCGGTAAGCTCCGCCCCCCCTCAAATCGACCACGCCCGACGCTTTTGACGCTTAGTCACGGTTACGAAATGCTCACTTAAAAAGTTTCACTTCAAACGCGATGGAATCGTCCCGCGGCGGAAGCGTTTGGACGCGTCGTGCAGCGCGACTAGCCGCCGGTGGACGCCGCTTCGCTTGACCGAGCATAATTACCCATAATCCTCTTTGAAAGGCCTTTCAGAAAAGATGCTGTCCAAAGCAATACGGAAACACTCACAGGAGGGATTCACTGCCAAGTCCACTCAcgtaccaaaacacacacacacacacacacacacacacacaccctttcaCTTCATTCTAACCGTTGTTTATAGCCGATTGGAGGTAAATGAGTAGGAAATTAAATTATCAAGCCCCGCCTTGCAGTTAAAGGGACAGGACGCATTTTTCAAAAACGGCTAATTGATGTTtcaggttttttaatgtttttttttttaaaaatgctaaagCTATTTGCATCAAATTTGAAATTTCGCACACTTTAAAATATCTATCTCTGTTTATTCAAAGCAATGAACGTAAAGCATTTCAATTTGATTCAtgggaagcaaaaaaaaataaaataaaaaatccccgcatgagatgtaataaaaatgaatttgcgTCATCGAGCTAAAACCCAGAACCCAACGACGCGCTACATCACGGGCGACAAGGGGATCGGCTTAACTGGTTTTACTGATTTCCTAGTTTTGCTGAGATTTATGCCGCACAGCGTTCACCCGATAGGACGAGGTGAGGGATGTCTCTGCGTGACGACTACGCTAGTAACAAGAGGATGATCGAATCAACAGCCGAGGAATCAGATTATGATAATGCTGTTAACAATAATGTGTGGCTAATGGATGGAGGCTGGTGTGCATGAAAGAGGGTATCAGAGGTGTGGTTGTGCCTATGATTTGTGtcgtttgtgttttattttggattttaaTGGGTGTaatttgttatttgtgtttgttttataagcAACACCTCAAATCAAGAGAAAAGTCTTCCTGAatctatatttgtgtgttttgttttgttttttggaggggggggggtaaagagaTTTCCCTTCAATACaggaagtgattaaaaaaaaaaaaaggaattataCTTTCACaacctgggatgttattttcaCTAATTAGTTacacatttgcatatttttcaaTACATTTATCCACTCAGCTCATTCCTCATCGTCGGTTCCTGCAGAGACAAATTAGGCTAATTGCTAAAACCTCCTCCTTGTGTTCAATCTGGATCTTTTCCAACACAAAAGCAGCAACTTTTCAATCTAAAAAGCATTTTAGACAACGTTcttactcattttttttctgtatgtgcGACATATGTTAACACACCCACCATACATCAAATGCTAGGGCGTGTGTTGCTAAAACGTTCCCTCTCCGGCGGTCACGTTCCCTCCCCAGCACCTGTCACTCATTCTGATCAACTGGCATCTGCTCTGAAGTTTCTGGCACAGGTGTCGAGCAAAACATTCGAGGAAGGGCGTTTGCATTTTCTCCGAGTCACACGGCTgctcttgtttttctcctgatATTCCAAATGTCAGCTTCTTCTCAAAAGTTAACTTAAAAGGTGATATTTTTAGAcaagggtgtcaaactcattttcaccgaggggccacatcagcatcatggctgtcctcaaagggccagatgtaactcataaatgtaagtaaatgtaactcaatataatgtaaaataaatgtaactactccttaatttaaataactctgaatttatgacttattcaagttacaaatgttagttacacagaaaaaaaggtgtttgtttctgtgttctaacatgaatccttttaatttatcagattattaaacccacagatctccatcaatcaaggatcaaactatcaatcaataaaatggaaatatcaaacacaagttaggacattaactgtgttcaaaacgtttttttcAATGTTAAAACGGgctgaatttatttattcatttatgtatttatgtatttattcagtttattattttcttttcactttcatcagCGTTGGAACAACAAcatccggaaaaaaaaaaaaaaaagggttgacgggtagaagccactggcttgtaaaattccaattacatgcattgtgggaaatgtagtttcaggtCAAAAGCATGCATTTGACCTGACCTTTATTTTTGGAAACTGTGACCTTTTACACCTTAAATGATGTGtcgggccacgtttggccccccgggccttgggtttgacacgTGCATTTCTTCATCTTGTGCTTGCACGATGTTTAAAAGCTACACTCATAAAAGGGTCTGGtatctccacccccccacctcccccccaggAGACAGACTGCGGAGGAGAGGGAGGCCGAGCGGCAGCAGGCCAACCGGCTgatgctgcagcttcagcaggaAGCCTTCCAGAAGACTCTGAGCCAGCCCCTCCAGCCCGACCCGCTCTGCCTGCACAACTCCTCCCTGTACGCCCTGCAGAACCTGCAGCCCTGGGCGGAAGAGAATAAGGTGACCTCCGTCACCTCCATGGCATCTGTGGTGTGAATGTGTCGGGCGTGATGTGTGtggagggtggagggagggtggggcaaaaaaaaccaaacaacccaaacaaacaaaaaaaaaatgggtggGGCAATGCGATGGGGGTGTAAACGCGGGAAGAACAAATGGGAGACAAATTCTGGCGTGTCTGACGTTCAAAAACGCAGCACTGTTATGGGATTTACAATAGAATgctttggggggaaaaaataccCATTTTGATTGGACGTTGGGCTTCCTCAGTCACTGATCGTTACCAGCGTGTTTAGAGAGGTCTACGTTAATAAATGCAGACTTCAGCTCCAAATTTAAAGCCAGTCTGCTGATGTTATT
The Antennarius striatus isolate MH-2024 chromosome 10, ASM4005453v1, whole genome shotgun sequence genome window above contains:
- the tlx2 gene encoding T-cell leukemia homeobox protein 2 isoform X1, with amino-acid sequence MEHTGIEEVNPTHQQQHEPISFGIDQILNSSDQSSGCMLPNRTGDPDYALAPNVYSNGYNSVYNPACSMAAGLAGSYNVNMNMNVSMNMNVNVNSGGAGGVIRVPAHRPMPPPPASAAAAAPHPPSSTHPPSIGPGIPSVPGMGMGNAANFTFPWMESSRRFAKDRLTGEQADESRVGEVTGGPGPAGSLCPLPKGDISRVPVWSTVETLAKCYYPELAHLRDGNGLLAEYPFPKGACPAALSPFSVTRRIGHPYQNRTPPKRKKPRTSFSRVQICELEKRFHRQKYLASAERATLAKALKMTDAQVKTWFQNRRTKWRRQTAEEREAERQQANRLMLQLQQEAFQKTLSQPLQPDPLCLHNSSLYALQNLQPWAEENKVTSVTSMASVV
- the tlx2 gene encoding T-cell leukemia homeobox protein 2 isoform X2 — translated: MEHTGIEEVNPTHQQQHEPISFGIDQILNSSDQSSGCMLPNRTGDPDYALAPNVYSNGYNSVYNPACSMAAGLAGSYNVNMNMNVSMNMNVNVNSGGAGGVIRVPAHRPMPPPPASAAAAAPHPPSSTHPPSIGPGIPSVPGMGMGNAANFTFPWMESSRRFAKDRLTGEQADESRVGEVTGGPGPAGSLCPLPKGDISRVPVWSTVETLAKCYYPELAHLRDGNGLLAEYPFPKGACPAALSPFSVTRRIGHPYQNRTPPKRKKPRTSFSRVQICELEKRFHRQKYLASAERATLAKALKMTDAQVKTWFQNRRTKWRRQTAEEREAERQQANRLMLQLQQEAFQKTLSQPLQPDPLCLHNSSLYALQNLQPWAEENKLTV
- the tlx2 gene encoding T-cell leukemia homeobox protein 2 isoform X3, which gives rise to MEHTGIEEVNPTHQQQHEPISFGIDQILNSSDQSSGCMLPNRTGDPDYALAPNVYSNGYNSVYNPACSMAAGLAGSYNVNMNMNVSMNMNVNVNSGGAGGVIRVPAHRPMPPPPASAAAAAPHPPSSTHPPSIGPGIPSVPGMGMGNAANFTFPWMESSRRFAKDRLTAALSPFSVTRRIGHPYQNRTPPKRKKPRTSFSRVQICELEKRFHRQKYLASAERATLAKALKMTDAQVKTWFQNRRTKWRRQTAEEREAERQQANRLMLQLQQEAFQKTLSQPLQPDPLCLHNSSLYALQNLQPWAEENKVTSVTSMASVV